In the Girardinichthys multiradiatus isolate DD_20200921_A chromosome 4, DD_fGirMul_XY1, whole genome shotgun sequence genome, one interval contains:
- the bbs4 gene encoding Bardet-Biedl syndrome 4 protein isoform X3, translated as MSAESFQMSPLKLSCFTVIIKEQLQETNGMCEYAIYVQALILRLEGKIQESLELFQSCAILNPSSSDNLNQVARSLFLLGKHKAAIEFYNEAAKRNEKDWEISHNLGVCYYFIKDFKYAEEHLNLALQINKHDKTFMMLGKVHLMAGEADKAIEVYKRAVEFSPENTELLTTLGLLFLQLGKYQKAFEHLGNALTFDPNNYKAILAAGSMMQTHGDFDVAMNKYRVAACAVPESPPLWNNIGMCFFGKKKYVAAISCLKRAHYLSPFDWKVLYNLGLVHLTMQQYASAFHFLSAAINLNPRMGELYMLLAVALTNLEDVENATRAYEQAVNLDETNPMVNLNFAIFLYNHGDKKRALDQYQEMERKVNQLRDSSNNFEFDPEMIDMAQKMGAALQVTESLVWTKPGKDSKSKPHSAAAAKTPGAPLGTNQALGQAMSSAASYSKNMQLTTGVSKGSTAPELEPDVENAPSPPTDPPGPSEPEHPDGSKSRTSKEKSVVE; from the exons ATGTCAGCTGAGTCCTTTCAAATGTCTCCACTGAAATTAAGTTGCTTTACT GTAATCATTAAAGAGCAACTGCAGGAAACCAATGGAATGTGTGAATATGCCATATATGTTCAAG CACTAATCTTACGTCTTGAGGGGAAGATCCAGGAGTCCCTGGAGCTGTTTCAGAGCTGTGCCATCCTTAATCCCAGCAGCTCCGACAACCTCAACCAAGTGGCCCGATCACT ATTTCTGCTTGGAAAGCACAAAGCAGCTATTGAGTTCTATAATGAAGCTGCAAAACGTAACGAGAAAGACTGG GAGATCAGTCATAACCTGGGTGTGTGTTATTACTTCATCAAAGATTTCAAATAT GCTGAGGAACATCTAAACCTCGCTCTACAGATAAATAAACATGACAAGACCTTCATGATGCTCGGGAAAGTCCATCTGATGGCTGGAGAAGCTGACAAGGCCATTGAAGTGTATAAGAGAGCAGTGGA ATTCTCTCCAGAGAACACTGAACTCCTCACCACTCTTGGCCTCCTTTTTTTGCAG CTTGGGAAATACCAAAAAGCATTCGAGCATCTTGGGAATGCCCTCACGTTTGACCCCAACAATTATAAG GCCATCCTGGCTGCAGGCAGCATGATGCAAACCCACGGTGACTTTGATGTGGCCATGAACAAGTACAGAGTGGCAGCCTGCGCCGTGCCGGAGAGCCCCCCTCTCTGGAACAACATTGGCATGTGCTTCTTTGGCAAGAAGAAATATGTTGCT GCCATCAGCTGCCTGAAACGCGCTCACTACTTGTCTCCCTTTGACTGGAAAGTGTTGTACAACCTGGGGCTGGTACACCTGACCATGCAGCAGTACGCTTCAGCTTTCCATTTCCTCAGCGCAGCCATTAATCTGAACCCACGCATGGGGGAACTCTATATGTTGCTAGCAG TCGCTTTGACTAATTTGGAAGACGTGGAGAATGCCACCAGAGCATATGAACAAGCCGTTAATCTTGATGA AACCAACCCCATGGTCAACCTGAACTTTGCAATATTCCTCTATAATCATGGTGACAAGAAGAGAGCTCTGGATCAATATCAGGAGATGGAAAGGAAAGTCAACCAACTTCGGGATAGCAGTAACAACTTTGAGTTTGATCCTGAG ATGATAGACATGGCTCAGAAGATGGGGGCTGCTCTGCAGGTAACAGAGAGTCTGGTGTGGACTAAACCAGGCAAGGACTCAAAATCCAAACCTCACTCGGCAGCAGCGGCCAAAACCCCCGGGGCTCCTCTGGGCACCAACCAAGCTCTGGGTCAGGCCATGTCTTCAGCTGCCAGTTACAGCAAGAACATGCAGCTAACAACAG GAGTTTCCAAAGGTTCCACAGCTCCTGAGCTAGAGCCTGATGTAGAGAATGCCCCCAGTCCACCAACCGACCCTCCAGGACCCTCAGAACCAGAACATCCAGATGGTTCCAAATCCAGAACCTCTAAGGAGAAATCTGTAGTGGAGTAA
- the bbs4 gene encoding Bardet-Biedl syndrome 4 protein isoform X4: protein MCEYAIYVQALILRLEGKIQESLELFQSCAILNPSSSDNLNQVARSLFLLGKHKAAIEFYNEAAKRNEKDWEISHNLGVCYYFIKDFKYAEEHLNLALQINKHDKTFMMLGKVHLMAGEADKAIEVYKRAVEFSPENTELLTTLGLLFLQLGKYQKAFEHLGNALTFDPNNYKAILAAGSMMQTHGDFDVAMNKYRVAACAVPESPPLWNNIGMCFFGKKKYVAAISCLKRAHYLSPFDWKVLYNLGLVHLTMQQYASAFHFLSAAINLNPRMGELYMLLAVALTNLEDVENATRAYEQAVNLDETNPMVNLNFAIFLYNHGDKKRALDQYQEMERKVNQLRDSSNNFEFDPEMIDMAQKMGAALQVTESLVWTKPGKDSKSKPHSAAAAKTPGAPLGTNQALGQAMSSAASYSKNMQLTTGVSKGSTAPELEPDVENAPSPPTDPPGPSEPEHPDGSKSRTSKEKSVVE from the exons ATGTGTGAATATGCCATATATGTTCAAG CACTAATCTTACGTCTTGAGGGGAAGATCCAGGAGTCCCTGGAGCTGTTTCAGAGCTGTGCCATCCTTAATCCCAGCAGCTCCGACAACCTCAACCAAGTGGCCCGATCACT ATTTCTGCTTGGAAAGCACAAAGCAGCTATTGAGTTCTATAATGAAGCTGCAAAACGTAACGAGAAAGACTGG GAGATCAGTCATAACCTGGGTGTGTGTTATTACTTCATCAAAGATTTCAAATAT GCTGAGGAACATCTAAACCTCGCTCTACAGATAAATAAACATGACAAGACCTTCATGATGCTCGGGAAAGTCCATCTGATGGCTGGAGAAGCTGACAAGGCCATTGAAGTGTATAAGAGAGCAGTGGA ATTCTCTCCAGAGAACACTGAACTCCTCACCACTCTTGGCCTCCTTTTTTTGCAG CTTGGGAAATACCAAAAAGCATTCGAGCATCTTGGGAATGCCCTCACGTTTGACCCCAACAATTATAAG GCCATCCTGGCTGCAGGCAGCATGATGCAAACCCACGGTGACTTTGATGTGGCCATGAACAAGTACAGAGTGGCAGCCTGCGCCGTGCCGGAGAGCCCCCCTCTCTGGAACAACATTGGCATGTGCTTCTTTGGCAAGAAGAAATATGTTGCT GCCATCAGCTGCCTGAAACGCGCTCACTACTTGTCTCCCTTTGACTGGAAAGTGTTGTACAACCTGGGGCTGGTACACCTGACCATGCAGCAGTACGCTTCAGCTTTCCATTTCCTCAGCGCAGCCATTAATCTGAACCCACGCATGGGGGAACTCTATATGTTGCTAGCAG TCGCTTTGACTAATTTGGAAGACGTGGAGAATGCCACCAGAGCATATGAACAAGCCGTTAATCTTGATGA AACCAACCCCATGGTCAACCTGAACTTTGCAATATTCCTCTATAATCATGGTGACAAGAAGAGAGCTCTGGATCAATATCAGGAGATGGAAAGGAAAGTCAACCAACTTCGGGATAGCAGTAACAACTTTGAGTTTGATCCTGAG ATGATAGACATGGCTCAGAAGATGGGGGCTGCTCTGCAGGTAACAGAGAGTCTGGTGTGGACTAAACCAGGCAAGGACTCAAAATCCAAACCTCACTCGGCAGCAGCGGCCAAAACCCCCGGGGCTCCTCTGGGCACCAACCAAGCTCTGGGTCAGGCCATGTCTTCAGCTGCCAGTTACAGCAAGAACATGCAGCTAACAACAG GAGTTTCCAAAGGTTCCACAGCTCCTGAGCTAGAGCCTGATGTAGAGAATGCCCCCAGTCCACCAACCGACCCTCCAGGACCCTCAGAACCAGAACATCCAGATGGTTCCAAATCCAGAACCTCTAAGGAGAAATCTGTAGTGGAGTAA
- the bbs4 gene encoding Bardet-Biedl syndrome 4 protein isoform X1 produces the protein MADEETATALPVSTEAKKRRAPKAPELPIVERRNWLIHQHYLRKDYETCKVIIKEQLQETNGMCEYAIYVQALILRLEGKIQESLELFQSCAILNPSSSDNLNQVARSLFLLGKHKAAIEFYNEAAKRNEKDWEISHNLGVCYYFIKDFKYAEEHLNLALQINKHDKTFMMLGKVHLMAGEADKAIEVYKRAVEFSPENTELLTTLGLLFLQLGKYQKAFEHLGNALTFDPNNYKAILAAGSMMQTHGDFDVAMNKYRVAACAVPESPPLWNNIGMCFFGKKKYVAAISCLKRAHYLSPFDWKVLYNLGLVHLTMQQYASAFHFLSAAINLNPRMGELYMLLAVALTNLEDVENATRAYEQAVNLDETNPMVNLNFAIFLYNHGDKKRALDQYQEMERKVNQLRDSSNNFEFDPEMIDMAQKMGAALQVTESLVWTKPGKDSKSKPHSAAAAKTPGAPLGTNQALGQAMSSAASYSKNMQLTTGVSKGSTAPELEPDVENAPSPPTDPPGPSEPEHPDGSKSRTSKEKSVVE, from the exons ATGGCGGACGAGGAGACTGCAACGGCG CTCCCAGTTTCTACTGAAGCCAAGAAGCGGCGTGCACCCAAAG CTCCAGAGCTTCCCATTGTGGAGAGAAGAAACTGGCTGATCCACCAGCACTACCTGCGCAAAGACTATGAGACCTGTAAG GTAATCATTAAAGAGCAACTGCAGGAAACCAATGGAATGTGTGAATATGCCATATATGTTCAAG CACTAATCTTACGTCTTGAGGGGAAGATCCAGGAGTCCCTGGAGCTGTTTCAGAGCTGTGCCATCCTTAATCCCAGCAGCTCCGACAACCTCAACCAAGTGGCCCGATCACT ATTTCTGCTTGGAAAGCACAAAGCAGCTATTGAGTTCTATAATGAAGCTGCAAAACGTAACGAGAAAGACTGG GAGATCAGTCATAACCTGGGTGTGTGTTATTACTTCATCAAAGATTTCAAATAT GCTGAGGAACATCTAAACCTCGCTCTACAGATAAATAAACATGACAAGACCTTCATGATGCTCGGGAAAGTCCATCTGATGGCTGGAGAAGCTGACAAGGCCATTGAAGTGTATAAGAGAGCAGTGGA ATTCTCTCCAGAGAACACTGAACTCCTCACCACTCTTGGCCTCCTTTTTTTGCAG CTTGGGAAATACCAAAAAGCATTCGAGCATCTTGGGAATGCCCTCACGTTTGACCCCAACAATTATAAG GCCATCCTGGCTGCAGGCAGCATGATGCAAACCCACGGTGACTTTGATGTGGCCATGAACAAGTACAGAGTGGCAGCCTGCGCCGTGCCGGAGAGCCCCCCTCTCTGGAACAACATTGGCATGTGCTTCTTTGGCAAGAAGAAATATGTTGCT GCCATCAGCTGCCTGAAACGCGCTCACTACTTGTCTCCCTTTGACTGGAAAGTGTTGTACAACCTGGGGCTGGTACACCTGACCATGCAGCAGTACGCTTCAGCTTTCCATTTCCTCAGCGCAGCCATTAATCTGAACCCACGCATGGGGGAACTCTATATGTTGCTAGCAG TCGCTTTGACTAATTTGGAAGACGTGGAGAATGCCACCAGAGCATATGAACAAGCCGTTAATCTTGATGA AACCAACCCCATGGTCAACCTGAACTTTGCAATATTCCTCTATAATCATGGTGACAAGAAGAGAGCTCTGGATCAATATCAGGAGATGGAAAGGAAAGTCAACCAACTTCGGGATAGCAGTAACAACTTTGAGTTTGATCCTGAG ATGATAGACATGGCTCAGAAGATGGGGGCTGCTCTGCAGGTAACAGAGAGTCTGGTGTGGACTAAACCAGGCAAGGACTCAAAATCCAAACCTCACTCGGCAGCAGCGGCCAAAACCCCCGGGGCTCCTCTGGGCACCAACCAAGCTCTGGGTCAGGCCATGTCTTCAGCTGCCAGTTACAGCAAGAACATGCAGCTAACAACAG GAGTTTCCAAAGGTTCCACAGCTCCTGAGCTAGAGCCTGATGTAGAGAATGCCCCCAGTCCACCAACCGACCCTCCAGGACCCTCAGAACCAGAACATCCAGATGGTTCCAAATCCAGAACCTCTAAGGAGAAATCTGTAGTGGAGTAA
- the bbs4 gene encoding Bardet-Biedl syndrome 4 protein isoform X2 — protein MALYSPCSDLPHAPELPIVERRNWLIHQHYLRKDYETCKVIIKEQLQETNGMCEYAIYVQALILRLEGKIQESLELFQSCAILNPSSSDNLNQVARSLFLLGKHKAAIEFYNEAAKRNEKDWEISHNLGVCYYFIKDFKYAEEHLNLALQINKHDKTFMMLGKVHLMAGEADKAIEVYKRAVEFSPENTELLTTLGLLFLQLGKYQKAFEHLGNALTFDPNNYKAILAAGSMMQTHGDFDVAMNKYRVAACAVPESPPLWNNIGMCFFGKKKYVAAISCLKRAHYLSPFDWKVLYNLGLVHLTMQQYASAFHFLSAAINLNPRMGELYMLLAVALTNLEDVENATRAYEQAVNLDETNPMVNLNFAIFLYNHGDKKRALDQYQEMERKVNQLRDSSNNFEFDPEMIDMAQKMGAALQVTESLVWTKPGKDSKSKPHSAAAAKTPGAPLGTNQALGQAMSSAASYSKNMQLTTGVSKGSTAPELEPDVENAPSPPTDPPGPSEPEHPDGSKSRTSKEKSVVE, from the exons ATGGCGTTGTATTCCCCCTGCAGTGACCTTCCACATG CTCCAGAGCTTCCCATTGTGGAGAGAAGAAACTGGCTGATCCACCAGCACTACCTGCGCAAAGACTATGAGACCTGTAAG GTAATCATTAAAGAGCAACTGCAGGAAACCAATGGAATGTGTGAATATGCCATATATGTTCAAG CACTAATCTTACGTCTTGAGGGGAAGATCCAGGAGTCCCTGGAGCTGTTTCAGAGCTGTGCCATCCTTAATCCCAGCAGCTCCGACAACCTCAACCAAGTGGCCCGATCACT ATTTCTGCTTGGAAAGCACAAAGCAGCTATTGAGTTCTATAATGAAGCTGCAAAACGTAACGAGAAAGACTGG GAGATCAGTCATAACCTGGGTGTGTGTTATTACTTCATCAAAGATTTCAAATAT GCTGAGGAACATCTAAACCTCGCTCTACAGATAAATAAACATGACAAGACCTTCATGATGCTCGGGAAAGTCCATCTGATGGCTGGAGAAGCTGACAAGGCCATTGAAGTGTATAAGAGAGCAGTGGA ATTCTCTCCAGAGAACACTGAACTCCTCACCACTCTTGGCCTCCTTTTTTTGCAG CTTGGGAAATACCAAAAAGCATTCGAGCATCTTGGGAATGCCCTCACGTTTGACCCCAACAATTATAAG GCCATCCTGGCTGCAGGCAGCATGATGCAAACCCACGGTGACTTTGATGTGGCCATGAACAAGTACAGAGTGGCAGCCTGCGCCGTGCCGGAGAGCCCCCCTCTCTGGAACAACATTGGCATGTGCTTCTTTGGCAAGAAGAAATATGTTGCT GCCATCAGCTGCCTGAAACGCGCTCACTACTTGTCTCCCTTTGACTGGAAAGTGTTGTACAACCTGGGGCTGGTACACCTGACCATGCAGCAGTACGCTTCAGCTTTCCATTTCCTCAGCGCAGCCATTAATCTGAACCCACGCATGGGGGAACTCTATATGTTGCTAGCAG TCGCTTTGACTAATTTGGAAGACGTGGAGAATGCCACCAGAGCATATGAACAAGCCGTTAATCTTGATGA AACCAACCCCATGGTCAACCTGAACTTTGCAATATTCCTCTATAATCATGGTGACAAGAAGAGAGCTCTGGATCAATATCAGGAGATGGAAAGGAAAGTCAACCAACTTCGGGATAGCAGTAACAACTTTGAGTTTGATCCTGAG ATGATAGACATGGCTCAGAAGATGGGGGCTGCTCTGCAGGTAACAGAGAGTCTGGTGTGGACTAAACCAGGCAAGGACTCAAAATCCAAACCTCACTCGGCAGCAGCGGCCAAAACCCCCGGGGCTCCTCTGGGCACCAACCAAGCTCTGGGTCAGGCCATGTCTTCAGCTGCCAGTTACAGCAAGAACATGCAGCTAACAACAG GAGTTTCCAAAGGTTCCACAGCTCCTGAGCTAGAGCCTGATGTAGAGAATGCCCCCAGTCCACCAACCGACCCTCCAGGACCCTCAGAACCAGAACATCCAGATGGTTCCAAATCCAGAACCTCTAAGGAGAAATCTGTAGTGGAGTAA
- the scamp2l gene encoding secretory carrier membrane protein 2, like, translated as MSGFDSNPFADPVDVNPFQDASVTQAISKVNEGTGENNPFSATEMGKYTGTTIPASAASSSQPAVLHTSVEQTPQATAVAGQANLLKQQEELERKAAELERREQEFQNRSTNRNLNSGDKDNNWPPLPNFFPIKPCFYQNFEEIPEDYRRICKRMYYLWMFHGATLFLNVLACLAYFTADATKGVDFGLSILWLILFTPVSFVCWYRPVYKAFRSDSSFSFFFFFFVFFFQVAVYIIQSVGIPSWGNSGWIASISMIGSNLAVAVVMMVVAGFFTVNAVLGVILLKMVHSKYRRTGASFTKAQQEFSQGVLTNRTFQTAAAGAATSAAQGAFSSN; from the exons ATGTCAGGGTTTGACAGCAACCCGTTCGCTGACCCGGTTGACGTGAACCCCTTCCAG GATGCCTCAGTCACACAAGCCATCAGCAAGGTCAATGAAGGCACCGGAGAGAATAACCCATTCTCTGCAACTGAAATG GGAAAATACACTGGAACAACCATCCCGGCCTCGGCTGCCTCCTCGTCCCAACCCGCTGTACTTCATACTTCTGTGGAACAAACTCCACAA GCAACCGCAGTAGCTGGTCAGGCTAACCTGCTCAAAcagcaggaggagctggagaggaaAGCTGCAGAGCTGGAGCGAAGGGAGCAGGAGTTTCAGAACAGGAGCACAAACAGAAACCTGAACTCAGGAG ATAAGGACAACAACTGGCCACCTCTTCCAAACTTCTTTCCTATAAAGCCGTGCTTCTATCAGAACTTTGAGGAAATCCCAGAAGACTACCGCAGAATCTGCAAGAGAATGTATTACCTCTGGATGT TCCACGGCGCCACACTCTTCCTCAATGTGCTGGCTTGTCTGGCTTATTTCACCGCTGATGCTACTAAAGGTGTGGACTTTGGTCTGTCCATCCTTTGGCTCATCCTCTTCACCCCTGTGTCCTTCGTCTGCTGGTACAGGCCAGTTTACAAAGCCTTCAG GTCTGACAGCTCCTTcagcttctttttcttcttttttgtcttcttcttcCAAGTGGCAGTGTACATTATCCAGTCGGTGGGGATTCCCTCATGGGGAAACAG TGGATGGATTGCATCAATTAGCATGATTGGTTCAAACTTGGCGGTCGCTGTGGTTATGATGGTAGTGGCTGGTTTTTTCACTGTCAATGCTGTTCTGGGTGTCATCCTGCTGAAAATG GTCCACTCCAAGTACAGAAGGACAGGTGCGAGCTTCACCAAAGCTCAGCAGGAGTTTTCCCAAGGAGTCCTGACCAACCGCACCTTCCAGACCGCTGCAGCTGGTGCTGCCACCTCTGCTGCCCAGGGGGCTTTTAGCAGTAACTAA